A single window of bacterium DNA harbors:
- a CDS encoding ABC transporter ATP-binding protein produces the protein MAVLEVASIVAAYGQVRALWDVSLEVDEGEIVTLLGANGAGKTTTMRVLSGLMRPRAGMVTFAGQRIDRLPPPRIVQAGLVQIPEGRRLWPRMTVLENLELGAYPRHLRAQRHEAMAWVFSLFPRLNERRDQLAGTLSGGEQQMLAIGRGLMSRPRLLMLDEPSLGLAPILVREVFRIITEINARGVTVLLVEQNVRQALEIAHRGYVLETGRIVRCGSARDLLEDPEIKRAYLGL, from the coding sequence GTGGCCGTCCTCGAGGTGGCCTCGATCGTCGCCGCGTACGGCCAGGTGCGCGCCCTTTGGGATGTATCCCTCGAGGTCGACGAGGGCGAGATCGTCACCCTGCTCGGGGCGAACGGCGCGGGGAAGACCACAACGATGCGCGTGCTCTCCGGGCTGATGCGGCCCCGGGCCGGGATGGTCACCTTTGCCGGCCAGCGCATCGACCGGCTCCCGCCCCCCCGCATCGTGCAGGCGGGCCTCGTGCAGATTCCCGAGGGGCGGCGCCTCTGGCCGCGGATGACGGTCCTCGAGAACCTCGAGCTGGGTGCCTACCCTCGGCACCTGCGCGCCCAGCGGCACGAGGCGATGGCCTGGGTGTTCTCGCTCTTCCCCCGTCTCAACGAACGGCGGGATCAGCTGGCCGGCACGCTCTCCGGCGGGGAGCAGCAGATGCTGGCGATCGGCCGGGGGCTCATGAGCCGCCCCAGGCTCCTCATGTTGGACGAGCCGTCGCTGGGGCTCGCGCCGATCCTCGTGCGGGAAGTCTTCAGGATCATCACCGAGATCAACGCCCGTGGGGTGACCGTGCTCCTTGTCGAGCAGAACGTGCGTCAGGCCCTTGAGATCGCCCACCGCGGGTACGTGCTGGAGACCGGGCGGATCGTCCGGTGCGGGTCCGCCCGGGATCTGCTGGAGGATCCCGAGATCAAGCGCGCCTATCTCGGCCTGTAG
- a CDS encoding glycerate kinase has product MRIDDALTLVPGTTGLRRAATQILGGALGAVDAYGATARAVTLDGDTLVVDGHLFPLVPGGRVIVVGAGKACAPMARAVEDILGDRVTAGLVVVKTGYTVSLKRIALVEAGHPLPDTAGEAAAAETLSLVSGLSRQDLVVCLISGGGSALLPLPREGLMLEDKIAATDLLLRSGADITEINIVRKHLSRIKGGQLARAASPARLVTVLISDIVGSPIDAIASGPTTPDPTTFADALAVLEKYRLGERVPPAVLATLRQGAAGNLTETPKPGDPAFANAATTVIADNALAARAAVAEAGRLGFHARLLSTYIEGEAREVGRLLAAIGREITATGHPIAPPACLVCGGETTVTVTGPGRGGRNQELALSAGRALAGLPAVLLVSFATDGTDGPTDAAGGVSDGTAWARARAKGLDPIRHLTDNDAYPLLDAVGDLIRVGPTNTNVNDLMLILCGEPQ; this is encoded by the coding sequence ATGCGCATCGACGATGCCTTGACCCTGGTCCCGGGGACGACCGGGCTCCGGCGCGCGGCGACCCAGATTCTCGGCGGCGCGCTCGGCGCCGTCGATGCGTACGGCGCGACGGCGCGCGCGGTCACACTCGACGGCGACACGCTCGTGGTGGATGGCCACCTGTTCCCGCTCGTGCCGGGAGGGCGCGTGATTGTGGTCGGGGCCGGCAAGGCGTGCGCCCCCATGGCCCGGGCGGTGGAGGACATCCTCGGGGACCGGGTCACCGCCGGGCTCGTCGTCGTGAAGACGGGCTACACAGTCTCCCTCAAACGTATTGCCCTGGTCGAAGCCGGCCATCCCCTCCCGGATACCGCGGGAGAGGCGGCGGCGGCGGAGACCCTCTCGCTCGTCTCGGGGCTGAGCCGCCAGGACCTGGTCGTCTGCCTGATCTCCGGCGGCGGATCGGCCCTGCTCCCCCTCCCTCGAGAAGGTTTGATGCTCGAGGACAAGATCGCCGCCACCGACCTCCTGCTTCGCTCCGGGGCGGACATCACAGAGATCAACATCGTTCGCAAGCATCTCTCCCGGATCAAGGGCGGACAGCTGGCACGAGCCGCGTCGCCGGCGCGGCTCGTCACCGTGCTCATCTCGGATATCGTCGGCAGCCCGATCGACGCAATCGCATCCGGGCCGACCACCCCGGACCCGACGACGTTTGCGGACGCGCTGGCTGTCCTCGAGAAGTACCGCCTCGGCGAGCGCGTCCCGCCTGCCGTCCTCGCTACGTTGCGGCAGGGCGCGGCGGGGAACCTTACCGAGACACCTAAGCCGGGAGACCCGGCGTTCGCCAACGCTGCCACCACCGTCATCGCCGACAACGCTCTCGCCGCCCGCGCGGCGGTCGCCGAGGCCGGGCGCCTCGGGTTCCATGCCCGATTACTCTCTACCTATATAGAAGGCGAAGCCCGAGAGGTGGGGCGGCTGTTGGCCGCGATCGGACGCGAGATCACGGCCACCGGGCACCCGATCGCTCCTCCGGCGTGCCTCGTGTGTGGGGGCGAGACGACCGTGACGGTGACCGGCCCCGGTCGAGGCGGGCGGAACCAGGAACTCGCGCTCAGCGCGGGACGCGCGCTGGCCGGGCTTCCCGCTGTGCTCCTCGTGAGCTTCGCGACGGACGGCACGGACGGGCCCACCGACGCGGCCGGGGGAGTGTCGGATGGGACGGCGTGGGCCCGGGCGCGCGCGAAGGGACTCGATCCGATCCGGCATCTCACCGACAACGACGCGTATCCCCTTCTCGACGCCGTCGGCGACTTGATTCGAGTTGGGCCGACCAACACCAACGTCAACGACCTGATGCTGATTCTCTGCGGTGAACCGCAGTAG
- a CDS encoding cyclophilin-like fold protein, which produces MRKVRITAANVTCEATLNSSRTASAIWDALPIEGRGSTWGDEVYFSIPVTCAPEFPREVVEIGDLGYWPPGTAFCIFFGPTPASRGSEIRPASPVNVFGRVDGDPAVFKAVRGSSNVKVERVG; this is translated from the coding sequence ATGCGGAAGGTTCGCATCACCGCGGCGAACGTCACCTGCGAGGCGACGCTCAACAGCAGCCGGACCGCAAGCGCGATCTGGGACGCGCTGCCCATCGAAGGGCGGGGCAGCACGTGGGGAGATGAGGTCTACTTCTCCATTCCGGTGACCTGTGCGCCGGAGTTCCCCCGCGAGGTCGTGGAGATAGGCGATCTCGGCTACTGGCCGCCCGGGACCGCATTCTGCATCTTCTTCGGGCCGACGCCGGCGAGCCGCGGCTCGGAGATCCGGCCCGCAAGCCCGGTCAACGTCTTTGGCCGGGTCGACGGCGATCCGGCGGTCTTCAAGGCGGTCCGCGGCTCGAGCAACGTGAAGGTCGAACGGGTGGGCTGA
- a CDS encoding MBL fold metallo-hydrolase, with translation MFPQAPRAVVLASGSAGNVLLLEAGPTRILVDAGLSAEAIERGLGEIGVDPHGLAAILLTHEHEDHARAAGPLGRAFGIRVMATAATVAAAGASLTGATITPFDTARPFQVGPFEVTAFPVSHDAADPVGFAFQVGRHRIAVATDLGSAGETLDPYLSRADLVILESNYDLPLLNVSAYPWFLKNRILGPKGHLSNDDAARALARTAVERTRTVCLAHLSEVNNLAALARDTARAAIARRGGSATRVIAVPPNGRMGAIVLE, from the coding sequence ATGTTCCCCCAGGCGCCTCGCGCCGTGGTGCTGGCCAGCGGCAGCGCCGGCAACGTGCTGCTGCTCGAGGCGGGCCCGACCCGGATCCTGGTCGATGCGGGGCTCTCGGCCGAGGCGATCGAGCGCGGCCTCGGCGAAATCGGGGTCGACCCGCACGGACTCGCGGCGATCCTGCTCACCCACGAGCACGAGGATCACGCCCGCGCCGCGGGCCCTCTCGGCCGGGCGTTTGGCATACGCGTGATGGCCACCGCGGCCACGGTCGCCGCGGCCGGCGCGAGCCTGACCGGCGCCACGATCACGCCCTTCGACACCGCCCGGCCGTTTCAAGTCGGACCGTTCGAGGTGACCGCGTTCCCCGTCTCACACGACGCGGCGGACCCCGTGGGGTTCGCGTTCCAGGTCGGCCGGCATCGGATCGCGGTCGCGACCGACTTGGGCAGCGCCGGCGAGACCCTCGATCCGTACCTGTCGAGGGCCGATCTGGTGATCCTGGAATCCAACTATGATCTGCCCCTGCTCAACGTCAGCGCGTATCCGTGGTTCCTGAAGAACAGGATCCTGGGTCCCAAGGGGCACCTCAGCAACGATGACGCCGCCCGCGCGCTGGCACGCACGGCGGTGGAGCGAACCCGGACGGTGTGCCTGGCGCATTTGAGCGAGGTGAACAACCTGGCGGCGCTCGCCCGCGACACAGCCCGGGCCGCGATCGCGCGGCGCGGGGGTTCCGCGACCCGCGTGATCGCCGTGCCTCCGAACGGCCGGATGGGCGCGATCGTCCTCGAATAG
- the sppA gene encoding signal peptide peptidase SppA has protein sequence MRFLIRATDLLYDLYIFLRNLVISLFGPRPVYVLLELSGPYPEHRARRRWRIQSPQSLDDLRDQLDLIAANEHAAGVVITAHALETGFATIQGIRTALQAFRNRGKRVIAYLPQANTRLYYLASAADTIVMPEAGILDLVGLQVGVTFLKEALDRIGVVGEFAQIAEYKGAAEPFTRRTMSEPMRDSLNAILDSVFEDVLTHIAAARRLDPPALRVLMDQAPLSAREALEAGLLDAVCFEDELPRFLHLKRQRVPVILPWPLARKRLRKPFRWRTPGQAIALIGVRGAIHMGESRTPPPLPIPVLGGASTGHATVARALRAVERNPLFGAIILSIDSPGGSALASELIWREVDRVKRVKPIVAYMSNVAGSGGYYVAAGCTRIVAQSATLTGSIGVVSGKFTVRGLAARVGISRETLVRGEAAAMTSPFTPFSPEERRRLHKQMDEIYNRFVHRVAAGRQLAREDVAAAARGRVWTGRQALELGLIDRLGDFSAAVIAAKELMGVPASRGVAVVQIRPPRNVPVRGPGLLAELGDLWTGLTTLLEERVLTLMPWEIWLR, from the coding sequence ATGCGCTTCCTCATCCGCGCCACCGATCTCCTCTATGACCTCTACATCTTCCTTCGCAATCTCGTCATCTCGCTCTTCGGTCCCCGGCCGGTGTACGTGCTGCTGGAACTCTCGGGGCCGTATCCGGAGCACCGTGCGCGCCGGCGATGGAGGATTCAATCGCCGCAGAGCCTCGACGACCTCCGCGATCAGCTCGACCTGATCGCGGCGAACGAGCATGCCGCGGGCGTCGTGATCACGGCGCACGCCCTGGAGACCGGCTTCGCGACGATCCAGGGCATCCGGACGGCGCTCCAAGCGTTCAGGAACCGCGGCAAGCGGGTCATCGCCTATCTCCCCCAGGCCAACACGCGCCTGTACTATCTGGCGAGCGCCGCCGACACGATCGTGATGCCGGAGGCGGGCATCCTCGACCTCGTGGGCCTGCAGGTGGGCGTGACGTTCCTCAAGGAGGCCCTGGATCGGATCGGCGTCGTCGGTGAGTTCGCGCAGATCGCCGAGTACAAAGGGGCGGCGGAGCCGTTCACCCGGCGGACGATGTCGGAGCCGATGCGGGACAGCCTCAACGCGATCCTCGACTCGGTCTTCGAGGACGTGCTCACCCACATCGCGGCCGCGCGCAGGCTCGACCCGCCCGCCCTCCGCGTGCTGATGGATCAGGCGCCGCTCAGCGCGCGGGAGGCTCTCGAGGCGGGGCTCCTTGACGCGGTCTGTTTCGAAGACGAGCTCCCCCGCTTCCTTCACCTGAAGCGGCAGCGGGTGCCGGTGATCCTCCCGTGGCCGCTCGCGCGCAAACGCCTGAGGAAGCCGTTTAGATGGCGGACGCCGGGGCAGGCCATCGCCCTCATCGGCGTGCGGGGTGCGATCCACATGGGCGAGAGCCGGACCCCGCCTCCGCTCCCGATCCCCGTCCTGGGCGGCGCGTCCACCGGACACGCCACCGTGGCCCGCGCTTTACGCGCGGTGGAGCGCAACCCGCTGTTTGGCGCGATCATCCTCTCCATTGATTCTCCGGGCGGCTCGGCCCTTGCCTCAGAACTCATCTGGCGCGAAGTCGACCGGGTGAAGCGGGTGAAACCGATCGTCGCCTACATGAGCAACGTCGCCGGATCCGGGGGCTACTACGTGGCGGCCGGCTGCACCCGGATCGTCGCCCAGTCCGCCACCCTCACCGGCTCGATCGGCGTGGTCTCGGGCAAGTTCACCGTCCGCGGCCTCGCCGCGCGCGTGGGCATCAGCCGGGAGACGCTCGTGCGAGGAGAGGCCGCCGCGATGACCTCACCGTTCACGCCGTTCTCCCCCGAGGAGCGGCGCCGCCTCCACAAGCAGATGGACGAGATCTACAACCGGTTCGTGCATCGGGTGGCCGCCGGCAGGCAGCTGGCCCGCGAGGACGTGGCGGCCGCCGCCCGCGGGCGCGTCTGGACGGGCCGTCAGGCGCTGGAGCTCGGGCTCATCGACCGCCTCGGAGACTTTTCCGCCGCGGTGATCGCCGCCAAAGAGTTGATGGGGGTTCCCGCATCGCGCGGGGTCGCTGTGGTCCAGATCCGCCCCCCGCGGAACGTCCCGGTGCGAGGACCGGGACTGCTCGCGGAACTCGGAGACCTCTGGACGGGCCTCACCACGCTCCTCGAGGAGCGTGTGCTCACCCTGATGCCGTGGGAGATCTGGCTCAGGTGA
- a CDS encoding aspartate/glutamate racemase family protein — translation MKVRGGRNLYGHPIGVLVLDTAFPRIPGDIGHAGTFPFPVLYHKVRNASPSRVVRESDPALLDGFIQGARTLEAAGVLAITTSCGFLAMFQRQLAESVRVPVFSSALQLVPLVSRMLAPDRAVGILTVEGRALGPRHLAGAGIAEDVPVVIWGLERGQAFTPVLLDNELELDVDAARRENVEAAREMVERHPEVGAIVLECTNMPPYAAAIREATGLPVFDITTLMRMVYAALVPPVY, via the coding sequence ATGAAGGTCCGCGGCGGTCGGAACCTCTACGGCCACCCCATCGGTGTACTCGTTCTCGACACGGCCTTTCCGAGAATCCCGGGCGACATCGGGCACGCGGGGACGTTTCCGTTCCCGGTCCTCTATCACAAAGTCCGCAACGCGTCCCCGTCGCGTGTGGTGCGCGAAAGCGATCCCGCCCTCCTCGATGGGTTCATCCAGGGGGCACGGACGCTCGAGGCCGCCGGCGTGCTCGCGATCACCACCTCGTGTGGATTTCTCGCGATGTTTCAGCGCCAGCTCGCGGAATCGGTGCGGGTTCCGGTGTTTTCCTCGGCGCTCCAATTGGTTCCGCTGGTGTCCCGCATGCTCGCGCCCGACCGCGCGGTCGGTATCCTGACCGTCGAGGGCCGCGCCCTCGGCCCCCGGCATCTGGCCGGTGCGGGGATCGCTGAGGACGTTCCCGTGGTGATCTGGGGACTCGAGCGCGGGCAGGCGTTTACGCCGGTGCTGCTCGATAACGAACTCGAGCTCGACGTCGACGCCGCGCGGAGGGAGAACGTCGAGGCGGCTCGGGAGATGGTGGAGCGCCATCCCGAGGTGGGCGCGATCGTGCTCGAGTGCACCAACATGCCCCCGTACGCGGCGGCGATCCGGGAGGCGACGGGGTTGCCGGTGTTCGACATCACCACCTTGATGCGCATGGTGTACGCCGCACTCGTCCCTCCGGTGTACTGA
- a CDS encoding S41 family peptidase, producing the protein MSLVRAVSTRWLAVILAVVLMTSPLTPVQHVAAADQNLVFAALHVLEDEYVDPVQPVALLNAAIVTLRKAANLSATALPEIPSGTPSKEAEAVFAATFARAAQASPMPQTQLAYAATAGMLASLKDTHTNFLDPQQFQENRMQLLGRPGFTGIGVLITSRKDPATNDGWIFVEDVFPGSPAESAGLKRFDRIIQVDGRSLKNATSQDASQYIRGPAGSSVTLTVMRGEQTLQLPVVRAPIQQRPVEARFIQPGVAYVKLYEFSRGSGARLRSTLLALALQDQLKSVVLDLRANPGGLIHEAVAVGSLFLPPRTVLSKITERGHAPDVLQTSGVPLFPKTPLVVLIDGGSASASEILAGAFRDHHRATIVGEKTAGALGGSITVPLPERAGMSVTVERITTPQGTVVEGVGITPDVAVALTINDMMRGEDTQLTAALRVVGAQRTHLRSRAA; encoded by the coding sequence ATGTCCTTGGTGCGCGCGGTCTCTACGCGGTGGCTCGCGGTGATCCTTGCCGTCGTCCTCATGACGTCTCCACTTACTCCCGTCCAGCATGTCGCCGCCGCCGATCAGAATCTCGTGTTCGCCGCCTTGCACGTGCTCGAGGACGAGTATGTGGACCCTGTGCAGCCGGTCGCCCTGCTGAACGCGGCGATCGTGACGTTGCGAAAGGCCGCCAACCTGAGCGCTACGGCGCTGCCCGAGATCCCCAGCGGGACACCGAGCAAAGAGGCGGAGGCGGTATTTGCCGCAACGTTCGCGCGCGCGGCGCAGGCCAGCCCGATGCCCCAGACACAGCTCGCCTATGCGGCAACCGCGGGCATGCTGGCCTCCCTCAAGGATACGCATACCAACTTCCTCGATCCCCAGCAGTTCCAGGAGAATCGCATGCAGCTCCTCGGCAGGCCGGGGTTTACCGGCATTGGGGTGCTCATCACCTCGCGCAAGGACCCCGCCACCAATGATGGGTGGATATTTGTCGAGGACGTGTTTCCGGGATCCCCGGCCGAGAGTGCCGGGCTCAAGCGCTTTGACCGGATCATCCAGGTCGACGGGCGGTCACTCAAGAACGCGACCAGTCAGGACGCCAGCCAATACATCCGCGGACCGGCCGGGTCGTCGGTGACCCTGACGGTGATGCGCGGCGAGCAGACGCTGCAGTTGCCGGTGGTGCGCGCGCCGATCCAGCAGCGCCCCGTCGAGGCCCGGTTCATCCAGCCGGGCGTCGCGTACGTGAAGCTCTATGAGTTCTCCCGGGGATCCGGCGCCAGGCTCCGGAGCACACTGCTGGCGCTTGCGCTCCAGGACCAACTGAAGTCTGTGGTCCTCGACCTTCGCGCGAACCCGGGCGGGCTGATCCATGAAGCCGTCGCGGTCGGGAGCCTGTTCCTTCCGCCCAGGACCGTGTTGTCGAAGATCACCGAGCGCGGGCACGCGCCGGACGTCCTTCAAACATCCGGAGTTCCGCTGTTTCCTAAGACACCGCTCGTCGTCCTCATCGACGGCGGGAGCGCGTCGGCTTCAGAGATCCTGGCAGGTGCGTTTCGGGACCATCATCGCGCGACCATCGTCGGGGAGAAGACGGCGGGGGCCCTCGGCGGCTCGATCACCGTGCCGCTCCCCGAGCGCGCCGGAATGTCGGTGACCGTCGAACGGATCACGACCCCGCAGGGGACGGTGGTCGAAGGGGTCGGCATTACGCCCGACGTGGCCGTGGCACTGACGATCAACGACATGATGCGCGGTGAGGACACTCAGCTCACGGCCGCGCTCCGCGTAGTCGGCGCTCAACGAACGCACCTGCGCTCCCGGGCGGCGTAG
- a CDS encoding ImmA/IrrE family metallo-endopeptidase — protein MRDCVQCGHELEPFFDSTCEPPVAWLCQTCGSVALEEDLRSLSQTARRELAALQAFMTSGAAADHSGLGRAQARARAILENAWTIPVDIERIAEQHGYPIRERPLPEGERGTIAREGDHTVIVISREVGGRSQAERRWVIAEELGHAVLEHSALVASSTPGRPPGIAEPRRRAEEREAKRFAAEVLMPEEKVRGRFAELAPRIYQALGLRQRQTETDEVVAALARMFAVSPLAMRVRLEELNLIH, from the coding sequence ATGCGCGACTGCGTGCAGTGCGGTCACGAACTCGAACCGTTCTTCGACTCCACCTGCGAGCCTCCGGTAGCCTGGCTGTGCCAAACCTGCGGGAGCGTCGCCCTCGAAGAGGACCTGCGCTCGCTCTCCCAGACCGCGCGTCGCGAGCTGGCCGCGCTCCAGGCGTTCATGACTTCGGGGGCCGCCGCAGACCACTCCGGACTGGGCCGGGCCCAGGCCAGGGCCCGCGCGATCTTGGAAAACGCCTGGACCATTCCGGTCGACATCGAGCGAATCGCCGAGCAGCACGGCTATCCGATCCGGGAGCGGCCGCTCCCGGAGGGAGAGCGTGGGACGATCGCCCGCGAAGGCGATCACACCGTGATCGTCATCAGCCGGGAAGTGGGGGGACGCTCCCAGGCCGAACGGCGCTGGGTGATCGCCGAGGAACTCGGCCACGCCGTCCTAGAACACAGCGCGCTGGTCGCCAGCTCCACGCCCGGCCGCCCGCCGGGGATCGCGGAACCACGCCGCCGGGCCGAGGAACGCGAGGCCAAACGGTTTGCCGCTGAGGTGCTCATGCCCGAGGAAAAGGTGCGCGGGCGGTTCGCAGAGCTCGCGCCCCGAATCTACCAGGCGCTCGGCCTCCGGCAGCGACAGACCGAGACCGACGAGGTCGTCGCCGCGCTCGCCCGAATGTTCGCGGTGAGCCCGCTGGCGATGCGCGTCCGGCTCGAAGAACTCAACCTCATTCACTGA
- a CDS encoding ornithine cyclodeaminase family protein, producing MALLLRESHLRQLLTMRDLVPLMERALAAFSTGGVVQPVRTAIPVPQHEGFLGVMPAYLVGQGSMGLKAVTFYPGNAARGLPTHLATVLLHDPATGELLAVMDGRLITEMRTAAVSAAATKHLARRGSTVVAFLGAGVQARSHLEALREVCAPAEVRVWTRTRAHADVFAREVAEHDGVRAIATVSAERAVKDAEIICTVTSSPTPVLRGRWLSTGTHINAVGAARPDWREMDTEAVVRSRLFVDSRAAAAVEAGDIVGPIGEGAITDAHVYAEIGEVFSGRRPGRTDPGQITLFKSLGLAVEDVATAQLAYERARDRQIGEPFGLD from the coding sequence GTGGCTCTGCTCCTGCGAGAGTCTCACCTGCGGCAGCTCCTCACGATGCGCGACCTCGTCCCGCTGATGGAGCGCGCGCTCGCCGCCTTCTCCACGGGAGGAGTCGTTCAACCGGTCCGCACGGCGATCCCGGTCCCCCAACACGAGGGCTTCCTGGGGGTCATGCCCGCCTACTTGGTCGGCCAGGGGTCGATGGGGCTGAAGGCGGTCACGTTTTACCCCGGCAACGCCGCCCGCGGGCTGCCGACCCATCTGGCCACGGTGCTGCTGCACGATCCGGCGACGGGCGAGCTGCTCGCGGTCATGGACGGCCGCTTGATCACGGAGATGCGAACCGCGGCGGTCTCGGCGGCCGCGACCAAGCACCTGGCGCGTCGGGGATCGACCGTCGTCGCATTCTTGGGGGCCGGCGTGCAGGCGCGGAGTCATTTGGAAGCGCTGCGAGAGGTCTGCGCTCCCGCCGAAGTGCGGGTATGGACCCGCACGCGCGCGCACGCGGACGTGTTCGCGCGGGAGGTCGCGGAACACGACGGCGTGCGGGCGATCGCTACGGTGTCGGCCGAGCGGGCGGTCAAAGACGCCGAGATCATCTGCACCGTGACCAGCAGCCCGACCCCTGTGCTCCGGGGGCGGTGGCTGTCCACGGGGACGCACATCAACGCGGTCGGGGCGGCGCGCCCGGATTGGCGCGAGATGGACACCGAGGCGGTCGTGAGATCCCGACTCTTCGTCGATTCCCGCGCGGCGGCCGCGGTCGAGGCGGGCGACATCGTCGGGCCCATCGGGGAGGGCGCCATCACGGACGCTCATGTGTACGCGGAGATCGGGGAGGTGTTCAGCGGCCGGCGCCCCGGTCGCACGGACCCCGGTCAGATCACCTTGTTCAAGTCATTGGGACTCGCGGTGGAAGACGTCGCGACGGCTCAGCTGGCGTACGAGCGGGCCCGCGACCGCCAGATCGGCGAGCCGTTCGGGCTGGACTGA
- a CDS encoding serine protease, with protein sequence MSTRLRISGLLGVLLIGVALTVQGRAQEFRLHSVFQVLVINKTTGHAVSAGTGFFIKADGTALTSSHIVYPVKARHLIYEALALLNREFYGVEIVCASDLPYDPTTTGVHGAGRDVAEIRLVAPREPELTYDRIRVPGHYGRLPTFPPIPLGDDPVVGDSVRILGFGDLTSPMPYEWSATGTVSGTGKAPDGTAVFNVTFTRKTEPGHSGSPVLNTKDQAVGIHTWHLALDPTTGLEISSSALRPACP encoded by the coding sequence ATGAGCACTCGTCTGCGTATCAGCGGGCTTTTGGGAGTTCTCCTGATCGGGGTGGCCCTGACGGTTCAGGGGCGGGCGCAGGAATTCCGGCTCCACAGCGTCTTCCAAGTGCTGGTCATCAACAAAACCACCGGCCACGCCGTATCCGCCGGGACGGGGTTCTTTATCAAGGCCGATGGGACGGCCCTGACCAGCAGCCACATCGTCTATCCGGTGAAAGCCCGGCATTTGATCTACGAGGCGCTCGCCCTCCTGAACCGAGAGTTTTACGGGGTGGAGATCGTGTGCGCGAGCGATCTGCCGTATGATCCAACAACGACTGGGGTTCACGGCGCGGGGCGCGACGTCGCCGAGATCAGGCTCGTGGCGCCGCGCGAACCCGAGCTCACCTACGACAGGATCCGCGTCCCCGGGCACTACGGGCGCCTTCCCACGTTCCCGCCGATCCCGTTGGGTGACGATCCCGTCGTGGGTGACAGCGTGCGGATTCTGGGCTTTGGCGACCTCACGTCGCCGATGCCGTACGAGTGGTCGGCCACGGGCACGGTGAGCGGGACCGGCAAGGCGCCGGACGGCACGGCGGTGTTCAATGTGACCTTTACCCGAAAAACCGAGCCCGGCCACAGCGGCTCCCCAGTGCTGAACACCAAGGACCAGGCCGTAGGGATCCATACCTGGCACCTCGCCTTGGATCCGACGACGGGGCTCGAGATCAGCAGCTCGGCGCTCAGGCCGGCCTGCCCGTAG
- a CDS encoding sugar phosphate isomerase/epimerase family protein: protein MVHVGLSIRGGERRDEELRFARKLGYNAAEISMDGTGLILGGRLHPAMMRDALEAFGRHDLRYSVHSPSSLDLRDRADREVQMALARSTLQFCQRAGGRVLVIHFEQRSQDPEDEAAFEEAILKLSDEAGDVLLGIENIEVERIEPVIECVRRINRPNVAMTLDVGHAHLAAAYFRFEFLEAIRSALPYVRHVHINDNFGRYDPLRLENFPLYRTQTPSDTFPLGKGDLHLPVGWGSIPLDRVFEVLRGYQGTVIHEYRYHLFLGSAEEDFSRMESLSTILHRSAEGR from the coding sequence ATGGTCCACGTGGGTTTGTCGATCCGGGGCGGGGAGCGCCGGGACGAGGAACTGCGGTTCGCCCGGAAGTTGGGCTACAACGCCGCCGAGATCAGCATGGATGGCACCGGCCTGATCCTCGGCGGGCGGCTGCACCCGGCGATGATGCGGGACGCGCTCGAGGCGTTTGGGAGGCACGATCTCCGGTACTCGGTCCACAGCCCGAGCAGCCTGGACCTGCGGGACCGCGCCGACCGGGAGGTGCAGATGGCGCTGGCCCGCTCGACCTTGCAGTTCTGCCAGCGGGCCGGCGGCCGGGTGCTCGTCATCCACTTCGAACAGCGGAGCCAGGACCCCGAGGACGAGGCGGCGTTCGAGGAGGCCATCCTCAAACTCTCCGACGAGGCCGGAGACGTTCTCCTCGGGATCGAGAACATTGAGGTCGAACGGATCGAACCCGTCATCGAGTGCGTGCGCCGGATCAACCGCCCCAACGTCGCGATGACGCTCGACGTCGGCCATGCGCATCTTGCGGCCGCCTACTTTCGGTTCGAGTTCCTGGAGGCGATCCGGTCCGCGCTGCCGTACGTCCGGCACGTCCACATCAACGACAACTTCGGCCGCTACGATCCCCTCCGGCTGGAGAACTTTCCGCTGTACCGGACGCAGACCCCCTCCGACACCTTCCCGCTGGGGAAGGGGGATCTCCACCTGCCGGTCGGCTGGGGAAGCATTCCCCTGGACAGGGTGTTCGAGGTCCTGCGGGGGTACCAGGGTACCGTGATCCACGAGTACCGCTACCACCTCTTCCTGGGATCCGCGGAGGAGGATTTTAGCCGTATGGAGAGCCTCTCAACCATCCTTCACAGATCGGCCGAGGGGAGGTGA